Proteins encoded by one window of Engraulis encrasicolus isolate BLACKSEA-1 chromosome 23, IST_EnEncr_1.0, whole genome shotgun sequence:
- the zdhhc9 gene encoding palmitoyltransferase ZDHHC9, translating into MSAVMITRKITRKWEKLPGKNTFCCDGRVMMARQKGVFYLTLFLIVGTCSLFFAFECPYLAVHLSPAIPVFAIVLFLFVMAMLLRTSFSDPGVLPRALPEEATFIEMEIEAANGNVPAGQRPPPRIRNVQINNQIVKLKYCYTCKIFRPPRASHCSICDNCVDRFDHHCPWVGNCVGKRNYRYFYLFTLSLSLLTIYIFAFDIVHVVLRSVDSGFVSTLKETPGTVLEVVVCFFTLWSVVGLTGFHTYLISLNQTTNEDIKGSWSGKNRVQNPYSHKNIIKNCCEVLCGPPYPSVLDRRGFAPEDLTTAVPSTTTTTTTTAPTAANRSSNPVPQTTKTTAPLIPNEHTPDEEVKPVVALTERPQTPKEETPPSKAPTPSKATTPSKATTPSKATTPTKSTTPISSTEASTDVMLPGEPKELSQKL; encoded by the exons ATGTCGGCTGTGATGATAACCAGGAAGATTACCCGAAAGTGGGAGAAGCTGCCGGGGAAGAACACTTTTTGCTGTGACGGTCGCGTTATGATGGCCCGTCAGAAAGGCGTGTTTTACCTAACCCTGTTCCTCATCGTTGGAACCTGCTCCTTGTTCTTCGCTTTTGA GTGTCCCTACCTGGCGGTGCACCTGTCCCCTGCCATCCCCGTCTTCGCCATCGTCCTCTTCCTGTTCGTCATGGCCATGCTGCTGAGGACCAGCTTCAGTGACCCGGGGGTCTTACCGCGGGCACTCCCTGAGGAGGCCACCTTCATCGAGATGGAGATCG AGGCAGCCAATGGGAACGTGCCTGCAGGACAGAGGCCGCCTCCACGAATCAGGAATGTGCAGATTAACAACCAGATCGTCAAGCTGAAGTACTGCTACACCTGCAAGATCTTCCGGCCCCCCAGAGCCTCCCACTGTAGCATCTGTGACAACTGCGTGG ACCGTTTTGACCACCACTGTCCGTGGGTGGGGAACTGCGTGGGGAAGAGGAACTACCGCTACTTCTACCTGTttactctgtccctctccctcctcaccatCTACATCTTCGCATTTGACATCGTCCACGTGGTCTTGC gTTCTGTGGACTCTGGATTCGTCAGCACACTGAAGGAAACCCCTGGAAC TGTGCTGGAGGTAGTGGTGTGTTTCTTCACCCTCTGGTCTGTGGTGGGCCTCACTGGCTTCCATACCTACCTGATCTCCCTCAACCAGACCACCAATGAAGAT ATCAAAGGCTCGTGGTCGGGGAAGAACAGGGTGCAGAACCCCTACAGCCACAAGAACATCATCAAGAACTGCTGTGAGGTCCTGTGTGGACCGCCCTACCCCAG TGTGCTGGACAGGAGAGGGTTTGCACCAGAGGACCTGACCACTGCGGTTCcctctaccactactaccaccaccaccaccgcccccacTGCTGCCAACAGGAGCAGCAACCCTGTGCCACAGACCACG aaaaCCACAGCTCCACTGATTCCTAACGAACACACTCCGGACGAGGAAGTGAAGCCAGTCGTGGCTCTGACGGAGAGGCCCCAGACGCCCAAAGAGGAGACACCTCCCTCCAAAGCCCCTACACCCTCCAAGGCCACCACCCCTTCTAAAGCCACCACCCCTTCCAAGGCCACCACACCCACCAAATCCACCACACCCATCTCATCTACCGAGGCCTCCACTGATGTCATGCTCCCTGGAGAACCCAAGGAACTGAGCCAGAAactgtag